TAAAGATATTAGAAGACTTAAAGCATCAGCTTACAATGCTAAGATATCAAATGGAAAATAAAAAAATTAAAGAAAAGTACCAACATAAAAAAGATAGAAATCTATATGCAAGAAAAATTCTATATTAGATTTCTAGCCCTTATGTCAGATATATTTTGAGATTTCTTCCAGCAACTCTAAAAGAACTCTTTTAACACTTTCTTTGTCCGTTGCAACTAACGGCAATACTTTTATTTCTTCTCCTAAATCCAAAGCTGTTCTAATATCTTCAGGACTCCATGCTCCTTTTAAATCTTGTTTATTTGCACCGACAACAAACGGAGCCGGATATCTTGCTTCAAAAAAGTTTATAATTCTTCTTGCCTCGTGAAATGTAGCAGGGTCTGTACTGTCTACCAATACAACCAATCCAACCATACCCTTACCAAGAATGTCCCACATAAAATCAAATCTTGCTTGACCAGGCGTTCCAAATAAATAAAGCGTATGTTCGTCATCTATTTTTATCCTTCCAAAATCCATAGCAACAGTAGTATGGTCTTTCTTTTCCTTTTCTCCAGGTTTTGTAGTTCTTGCTTCTGTTTTTACAGTTTCTATTTCACTAATTGTGTTTATAAATTGTGTTTTTCCTGCAGCGTAAGGTCCTGCCACTACTATTTTTATTTTCTTTTCTGCCATTTTACAACCCTTTAATCTTTGAAATTATTTTGTTAAGTAGATTTCTTGTTAAGTCAAAACCTATTTTTCTCTCTTTTTTCTTTTCTCTTTGTATGATTCCACAAGCCAAGAAACCATATAATGTTCTTTTAACTGTAAGCTCATCAAGTTTTGTGATATTAATTATATCTGCAACTTTATTTTTTCCATCTATTGCATGAAGTATTCTCTTTTCATGGTCAACTAAATAAGCTTTTTTTGCAATATTTTCATAATTAGGGGTTTTCTCAAATACTAAGTTTAAATCTGAAATCTTTCTTTCAACTTCCTCTTCAGTCAATTGTCTTGCAAGATACATTATTAACTTTTCAATAGGAATTAAAGGTTTTAAATCTGGTGGGTATTTTATAAACCCTGATGTAAAAGAAAACTTGCCTTCCTTAAGAGATAATAACTTAGGAAGTCTTGCCACTAAAACATTATATAGTTCTGATTTATCAACATTTTCTTTCTTCAATACGACCTCAAAATCCACGTCAAGATAAATGTAGAATACTTTTTTAACCTCTCTTATGTATACAATATTACCTTCTTTGAAGTAAACGGCAATATTATTATTATCCTGTTCTATTACAAGAATTCCATCTTTTTTATCTTTTAGCAAAACTTGAAATATGTCTACGAAATTAAATATCTTTAAATCCCCAGCTATCGCCATTACAAATCTCCAATTTCAACTTTTTAATTATTTTAACTCTTGTTCAAGTTTTTTTACAGTTCTATGAATTTCCATTAATAAAAGACCCAATTTTGCGTTAACTGGAGCAAGAGCTCCAAGAACAGCAACATCCTTAATTCCTGTAAATATAACATATCCAGTAGAACCTTTAATGTATAGCTGTTCAAGAGTTCCTTTGTTTAATTCTGATGTCACTCTTTCACCAAGTGATAATATAGCAGCACCCATTGCCGCTACTCTGTCTTCATCAGCAGAGCTTGGAAGCACGGATGCAATAGCCAATCCATCAACACTTACTAACACAGCACCCTCTGCTCCCGAGTCTCTAATGAATTCTTCGAGTAATTCTGTATATCTAACAGCCATTATTAATCCTCCATTAAAAATTTAATAAGAAATTTTTTGTATTTTCTATAAATAAATCTCTTTTTCTAAATTCTGGTATTTCTTCGGCCAGTAAATGAATAAATTTTAAAACTGAAAATTTGGTTGTATGGCCTTTTTGAAAAAACTCCTCTTTTCTTTTTTTGAATATATATTTCCCAAACGGTCCTACGATTTTTATAAATTCTTTTTCAATTTCGTTTAAAATATTATCAATATTAGATAAATTTTCTTCAGATTGATTTGGCTCCAAGATTTCGTTAATAGATGGTATAACAGATTCTTCTTCAATATTTGACTCCATAGATAAAATTTCTTCCAATGATGGAGGTCTATTTTCTATTATATTATTCTTTTGAAATTTAGATGCTTGGGATGCATTTTCTGTTGACTTTAGAGTATTTTTTGGAATGTCTTCCTTTTGTTGTATACTCTCTTCTATTTTACCCGATAAGACTTTTTCTAATTCATCTAAATCGGCTTGCAGGTTTTCTTTTTCTTCTGATTTAACCTGCTCTTCTACTGGCTTTAAATGTTCTTCATAATATAGCAATAGATCTTTTTCGTATTTTTTTAACTCTTTTGCAAGGTCTTGTGCAGCAATCTTTAGAAGTGAAAAGTTTGGCTTTCCAACATGAATAATGCCTATGGCAATTTCAGTTGTTATATAGTAAATCATTATCGAGAAATCTTTTCCTTCTGAAAATAAAAACTCTGCATTGAAATTTTTGATAGCAGTGTTTATTTCTAAAGAACGTTCTACCATTCTTGAAAAATATTCTTCTAGCTTTTCAGATTTTTTAATATACTTTGAAACTATAGCTTTTCCCTTAACAAAAATACCTATATAATAAGGTTTTATATCATTAAAAGGCTTATTTAAAAGATCTTCTAAAGTTTTTATTTCCATGCGGTTTAAAGCTCACCTTTTTCTAATTTTTCCATAATTGTTTTTAAGCTAATCCTCATCCTTTCAAAGGATTCAGCTAACTCTTCCAATTCATCTCCGGTTTTTTCTATCTTTATCTCATAATCAAGATTCCCCATACTAACCTCTTTCATAGCTTGAGATACTATTCTTAATTTTTTAACTATTGTATTATTAATCATTTTTATAATTCCGAAAACCGGGATTAAAAATAAAATTTGCGAGCCTATTAACGCTATCAAAGACTTATAAAGTTCTGATGTTAAAAAGAAAACAAGAACTGCTACAAAAATAGCACCT
The window above is part of the Sulfurihydrogenibium sp. genome. Proteins encoded here:
- a CDS encoding ATP/GTP-binding protein gives rise to the protein MAEKKIKIVVAGPYAAGKTQFINTISEIETVKTEARTTKPGEKEKKDHTTVAMDFGRIKIDDEHTLYLFGTPGQARFDFMWDILGKGMVGLVVLVDSTDPATFHEARRIINFFEARYPAPFVVGANKQDLKGAWSPEDIRTALDLGEEIKVLPLVATDKESVKRVLLELLEEISKYI
- a CDS encoding DUF4388 domain-containing protein, which codes for MAIAGDLKIFNFVDIFQVLLKDKKDGILVIEQDNNNIAVYFKEGNIVYIREVKKVFYIYLDVDFEVVLKKENVDKSELYNVLVARLPKLLSLKEGKFSFTSGFIKYPPDLKPLIPIEKLIMYLARQLTEEEVERKISDLNLVFEKTPNYENIAKKAYLVDHEKRILHAIDGKNKVADIINITKLDELTVKRTLYGFLACGIIQREKKKERKIGFDLTRNLLNKIISKIKGL
- a CDS encoding roadblock/LC7 domain-containing protein; translation: MAVRYTELLEEFIRDSGAEGAVLVSVDGLAIASVLPSSADEDRVAAMGAAILSLGERVTSELNKGTLEQLYIKGSTGYVIFTGIKDVAVLGALAPVNAKLGLLLMEIHRTVKKLEQELK
- a CDS encoding HAMP domain-containing protein; this encodes MKKSVLEKIFLIILGGSFIGAIFVAVLVFFLTSELYKSLIALIGSQILFLIPVFGIIKMINNTIVKKLRIVSQAMKEVSMGNLDYEIKIEKTGDELEELAESFERMRISLKTIMEKLEKGEL